The segment CACTCATGTTGCACTGAGGAGCTTATAAAAATGTTGAGAtatgttgagatttttttagtatttaaaGTATTCAGGAGCTGCTGCCCATATTTtatcttggaaaaaaacaagaatatcaGCAGAAAAATGTAAGCAGAGGCGAGAGCACTCAGAAAAGCGTCTGCACTGTAAGAAAGCAGGAAGCGAAGGAAGGGATAACACTTACCACTATGAAttcagaaaacatgacaaacactcACCTGTGACTGGCCTTTGAGCTCATTGATAATTTCTTCCTCGTCATATGTGTGGTTGTCCGTGTCCTGGTTTATCTTCTCATCTGACTGATCGTTCTTACAGCACACAAACCATTTTCCATCAATTAATACACAGATCACCCACAGAAGACCGATACAAGCCGCCTTGACTGTGTTCTTcagtaaaacacaacaaaacttgCTCCGAGACCGTCTACATGTATATGTCAGCGCTCTCTGACATGCTGCGTCCTTCCAGATtgtcacaaaaaatattataaaaaatgGCAGAGCCATGTAGACATCACACCGACCCTTCACTGAATTACAACTCTCATCACTGTGCTGTGGTGAGAACCACAGCACAGCAAAGGAAGAAACAATCACAATGATGGCGATGATGGTTGTTTTAGAAATATAATCAGTAAACTTAAATAGAGCTCGTGAGTTCCCCATGTTGAGGCTCCTGTGTTCGCTctcagctgcagcttcacactcaACAGGaactcagagcagagcagctgggCTCAGATGAAACCACACCCCTCTTGTTTTTGCAGGAAAGCATTTGCATGCTGATGTTGCACGATGTGGAGCTTTAGCCAAAGTTCAGTCAAGAGGACTGTCTTTAATAACTCATGCATAAGATCATAGCTATATGTCtcatttttatgccattttcTTCCCTTATGCATACTCATTTATAACTTTCTcctgtttttaaagaaatgcataaagaaaataataaataaataataaaattaaattccaACTGCCGGCAAAAGCATTAAGTAtataaacagacaataaataaataattaaatgaatgagtaaattaatgaattaataagaaagtaaataaataaataaatggataaataaactaaactagaTAAGGGAAATGGCACATGAGTGGAGACTGAGCAAGTACCAGGAACTCATGGAGGAATGCAGAAGCTGGAGCCGGTGAGCTCACTGCAATGCTGTTGAAGTGGCTGGAGCAGAACAGAGCGGAGCCATACATCCCATCACAGAAGCCACAGAAAAAGCCACATGGTGGCTTATCATCAAGAGGGGAGACCCATGCCTTGTTGCTGCTGGGATGCAGGCCAGAACTTGATCAACCCCAGCTGGGTCACCTGGGTGAGAGGGTCtgatgaaagacacaaaaacctGATGACTCCAGGAACATCACTGAAAACATGTCCCACCCCCATCATACAGATGTATCATGAAACCTCAGTTGTTTCCTGTCATTCGGGCCTGCACCCATGCTGAGGGGAAGCTTGTCACCATCTGCACAGAAAACTGCTAAGTACTTGGTGTTGTGCATGGCTCTGACcctgttatgttatgttatgttatgtggGAACAGCACAGGTTACAGGAAACCCACTCACACATTCTAAACTGTCACTGCACTTTTGAACACTGTTTTGCTTCCTGTGTCTGTGgctgtatatgtatgtgctgccCACACAGGAGCCCCCgaaactgtttatttatattcacaTCTTTCACGTTGCCCGGCGTGAATCTGcatcttttttcatctttacgTTGACTTTGTATGTGATTATGTTTCCGTGATTGTTCTGAGCACGTCATTAGCCTGTCAGCTAATAACTGCATTGCTTTCATTTGCTTAGCAGATTGGACACAGCAACGTTAATGTACATCAACCTTTTTTAACATGAGGTGATGATTAATGCATCATTAACATCAATACACCATGTAAGTGATTAATTGTGATTAATTGTGTGTAAACCTATCACAAATATGTAGGTCATCTGCAAATAATTACTTAATTATGACAtattatcaataaataattgGTAAATGTTTACCTAATTAGTTGTTGAGATATATTTTGAATGAGGTCTATTCCTCATCTGTTCTAAGGGATTCAGTAATACATTTTCACCTcatttataacatgttttttttttgtttttgcacccTCTGATTATACAGCTGATCATACATCAGAACAGCTGCCTGTTTGTAACTGAAACGATTAACGAGGAACTTTCTGCTGATTTAATCAGAGGAAAATGTTGCTATGAACCTTCCTCTCTGTGGCTCATGGGCTCTTCTGGGAAACAGAAAGTTGAGTTTcgtttcactttcactgttcAGCCTGGTTTGGCAGTCTGACAGAAATCAGACTgatcagactgtgtgtgtgtgtgtgtgtgtgtgtgtgtgtgtgtgtgtgtgtgtgcgcagggcAGACGTTCCTCTTTTTACTCTTGAGATGATGAATCACTGGATTTCTGGATGTTGTTCATCCAGATCTTGTTCAGGAGAATCTGTTTggaaaaagatagatagatagtgtattgtgtgtttgtgtgtgtgtgtgtgtgcatgtgtgtgtgtgtgtgtgagagagagagagagagagagagagagagagagagagagtttctgcACTCTTCTTGAAACCAGTTTCTGTGTCGGGGACGCGGTGTGTGAACTGTCCCCGGCGTCCCACAGCGAGACACTCCTGCCTCTGTCAGGACGGTTAGACACCTGACCCCAGTGAAGACACGGCCTCCATGACTTGGATTCAGTCCCACAGCCAGAATTCTTTAATCAAAGCTTGTTTGTGGACAAAGTCAACATGTGAATTGTGGTATCTGAAAATATatatgtggaaaaaataatgactAACATTCCAAGAAAAACTGCTTCCCATCATATACATATTGGCATGGAATACAGGCATTGGCTGTGATAAGAGAACAGTGCACAGTGAGGTAAtggtgccctctagtggctaaACACACTCAGAGTCAATGCACCTGTTGAATCACCCAATACACAATCAGTAGGACTAACTTGTAATATGCCCTGAACGGCTTCACGTGTTCAAGGTTTCACAGACAGAGCTTCAAGAAACACTGACCGTGTTTAAGCATTCAGAAAAAGATAACACTTTTCTAACTTTCTAACACGCACAAAAATAACTATtctattactgctactaattctttttttgtaattcaggttattacttttttctttgatgTATGACAGATCAGTGAATCACATTGTGAGGCAGCTCTTGTTGCTTATAGCATGACAGCATTAgcataagaaaaataaacatacaaaacaatatcAATAATATGATGGACAtgtcaataacaataacataacTAGAAAAAGCATCAGAGTGATATATGATAATGTTGAATACAAATCAAAGACACTGATCATAGTACAGTTTAAGTGACATAAGTCCAATAGAGATCCCAATGTggaggtttgtttttgttttgg is part of the Myripristis murdjan chromosome 7, fMyrMur1.1, whole genome shotgun sequence genome and harbors:
- the LOC115361795 gene encoding uncharacterized protein LOC115361795 isoform X1 codes for the protein MGNSRALFKFTDYISKTTIIAIIVIVSSFAVLWFSPQHSDESCNSVKGRCDVYMALPFFIIFFVTIWKDAACQRALTYTCRRSRSKFCCVLLKNTVKAACIGLLWVICVLIDGKWFVCCKNDQSDEKINQDTDNHTYDEEEIINELKGQSQELPNEDESIRLQTLSSPDEDNALLEEEERL